The Parvibaculum sp. DNA segment TCGCCGCGGAAATCAGCGTCGTGATGTTGGCATCGAGAATGGACGACAGCGCCTTGTTGTAACCCGCCTCGATCGCCGGAACCGGGCTTTTGCCTGAAGCGAGTTCCTCGCGTATGCGCTCGTAAATCAGCACATTGGCATCGACCGCCATGCCGATGGTCAGGACGATACCGGCAATCCCCGGCAATGTGAGCGTCGCCTGCAGGACCGACAGAACGGCGAAGATCATCGCCATGTTGAGGGTCAAGGCCACCACGGCCAAAACGCCGAAGAATCCGTAGCTCGCGATCATGAAGGCGACAACCGCGACACCGCCGATCACCGCCGCGATCTCACCGGCCGCAATCGAGTCAGCGCCGAGCCCCGGACCCACCGTCCGCTCCTCAAGCACATTGAGCGGCGCCGGCAAAGCGCCAGCGCGCAACAGGATCGCCAGATCGTTGGCCGCCTGCACCGTGAAGTTGCCGCTGATCTGCCCCGAGCCGCCCATGATCGGTTCGCGGATCACCGGTGCGCTGATCACCTTGTCGTCGAGAACGATGGCGAAAGGGCGCCCCACGCTGTTGCGCGTCACTTCACCGAATTGCCGCCCGCCCGTCGAGTCGAAGCGGAAATTGACGACCGGCGCACCCGATTGCTGATCGAAGGCCGGCTGCGCATCGACCAGCCGGTCGCCGCCGACCATGATCCGTCGCTCGACCAGCACCGGTACGTTCGGTGCCTCGGCCATGAACAGGATTTCGGTGCCCGTCGGCACGGTTCGCGTCGCCAGCGCCTGTTCGCCGGACATGGCGTTGCTGACCAGCCGGAAGTTCATTTTCGCCGTCTGGCCGAGAAGTTGCTTCAATCGTTGTGGATCGTCGAGGCCGGGCACCTGCACCAGAATGCGACTCGCGCCTTGTTGCTGAATAACCGGCTCCGTGGTGCCGAGTTCATCGATGCGGCGGCGGACAATTTCGATGGATTGCTGAACGGCCGACTGCGTGCGCGCGACAATCGCGGGCTCCGTCAGCACCACCGTGATGTTCTGGCCGTTGACGCTGACCGCGATATCGCGCTCGGGCACGGCCGAGAACACATTGCCAGCAACCGTCGTGCCGACGCCCTCAATCGCCCCGCGTGCCTTTTGAACGTCGTCCGGCTGGGTGATGCGAACCGTCACCTCTGAATTGCGAATGCCGAGGCCGGTATAGAGGACCCGCTCGCTGCGAAGCGCCGCGCGCACGTCGTTGACCAGCGATTGCAGGCGGTCCTGGATCAGCGAACTCGTATCGACCTCGAGCAGCATGTAGGAGCCGCCCCGAAGATCGAGACCGAGATTGATCTGCTGGTTCGGCAGCCAGCCCGGAATGCCTTCAAGCGAATCCCGGGGTACGAAATTAGGCGCCGAATAGGCCAGCCCCGCCACGCACAGCAAGACGATCAGCGTTATTTTCCAGCGTTCGAAATGCAGCATGTCGGCATGTCCCCCCTTGTCGGGCGGCTCCCGCTAAGGGTGTCAGGAAGGGGTATTGGCGTTGGCGGGCACAGGTTCCGACTTCGAGCGCACATCCGTCAGCGTGGTCTTGACCACGCGTACCCGGACGCCATCGGCGATTTCGACCTGAGCCTCGGTGTCCTCAACCTTGACGACCTTGCCGATGAGCCCCCCCGCCGTCACCACAACATCGCCGCGGCGGACATTGGCGACCATCTCGCGATGCAGCCTCATGCGCTTCTGCTGGGGGCGCAGGATGAGGAAATACATGATCGCGAACAGCGCGATAAACGGGAAGAGCGAGATCAAGAATTCCGAAGTACCGCCGCCACCCATCGATTTCTCCTGTTTCGACTGTCATGCCTGCGGCGGGCCGGGCCGGCCTGCGCTGGATTGCGGCGGACTATAGCCGCCGTCAGGGCATTTGCAAACCGTCGCCCGGGGCGTCCCGCGCCTCGCCTAAGCTCCGGCAAGGACAGGGATTTTCGCGCAAGGTCCGAGGTGCTAGGGTCCGCATCCCCTGCTCCCATTGGACCGTTCTCCGGCAAGCCCATATGACCGACAAATCCAGCACAGAAACCCTGCTCGGCCGCATCGCCGATGCGCTCGAACGGATCGCGCCGCCGCGGGCCGACGAGGCGGATTTCAGCGTTGCCGACGCCTATGTCTGGAATGCCGACGCCGAGATGCCCGAGCCGGTCGCCGAGGTCGCACGGGTCGACCTGCCGCTGCTGAAAGGCATCGACAGGGTGCGCGACATACTGCTCGACAATACGCGCCGTTTCGCGCGCGGCCTGCCCGCCAACAATGCGCTGCTCTGGGGCGCGCGCGGCATGGGCAAGAGCTCGCTCGTCAAGGCGGCGCATGCGGCCATCAACGAAGAAACGCCGCGCAGCCTGATCCTGATCGAGATTCATCGCGAGGACATCGAAAGCCTGCCGCGCCTGATGTCGCTTCTGCGCGGACAAACCCGTCCCGCCATCGTCTTTTGCGACGACCTGTCTTTCGATCACGACGACACCAGCTACAAGTCGCTGAAGGCGGTGCTCGAAGGCGGCATCGAGGGCCGGCCGCGCAACGTGATCTTCTACGCGACATCGAACCGCCGCCACCTGATGCCCCGCGACATGGTGGAGAACGAGCGTTCGACGGCGATCAATCCATCCGAAGCGGTCGAGGAAAAGGTCTCGCTCTCGGATCGTTTCGGCCTCTGGCTCGGCTTCCATAATTGCAGCCAGGCCGAATTCCTCGGCATGGTCGAAGCCTATGCCGCGCATTATGGCTTGGAGGTCGAGCAGGAGCGCCTGCATGCCGAAGCGATCGAATGGGCGGCGACGCGTGGCGCGCGTTCGGGCCGCGTGGCATGGCAGTTCATTCAGGATCTCGCCGGCCGCCTCGGCCAGCAGCTCGGCTAACGTCCGATCACCGTCATCGGATCGAGCGCCTTGGCACCCCGGCGAACCTCGAAGTGGACTTGCGGCGTCACGACACTGCCGGAATTGCCGGCCTGCGCGATGGTCTGGCCGCGCAGGATCGTATCGCCGCGCTGCACCAGCAACTTGCTGTTATGTGCATAGGCGGTGATCAGATCGCCCTCGTGGCGGATCAGCAGCAGGTTGCCATAACCCTTCAATTCATTGCCCGCATAGGCAACGACACCGTTTTGCGCAGCCTTGACGGGCGCGCCCATCTCGGCGGCTATGTTGATGCCGTCATTGTGCAGCCCGTTGGCTTTGGGACCGTATGACGACAGGATCTTCCCCTCGACCGGCCAGACGAAGCCGCCGGTTGCGGCTGGCGTTGCAGGCAGCGGCGTTTTCGGCACGCTCGGCGTCGTGCTCGCCGGCTGCACCGCGGCGGTCGCGGTCCCTGCAACGGGCCGTGCCATCGGCACCGGGCCGCCCGCCACATCGCGCGTCATGGCGGCGGGTTGCGGTGCTGTCCCGCGTCCGGGAAGCTGCAAACGTTCGCCGACCTTGATCGTGTAAGGCGCCTGAATGCGATTGAGGCTGGTCAGCGACGCCATGTCGACGTTGTGCTGCCGGGAAATGCTGTAGACGGTGTCGCCGGACTGGACGATGTGAAAGCGCCCGGCCGGGATTGTCAGCCGCTGCCCGACCTCGATCGTATAAGGCGCGTTCAGCCTGTTGGCGTCGATGATCGAACGCAGCGGCACGTCATGCGCCCGCGCGATGGAGTGCACCGTGTCGCCGCGCCGGACGACATAGGTGCCGCCGGGCGCCACCATCGGCGCGGGCCGGGCCAGCGGCGCACGCGGGCTGCCGGCTGCGGACGGCCCGCCGTCCCACCACGGGCGCTCGCTGCTGCCGCAGGCGGCGGCGAGCAGCATCGACGCGAGCGCGCCGGCGAACTTCGCCACCCTCATCCCGTGTCCGCGCCGCATCTTGTCAGGCCGCTCCCTCTCAGGCGTTCAGGACTCTTTCGCGACACCCTCGACCAGCGGCACAAAGCGGACCGGCAGAAGCTCCTCGCGCTTCACACCTTCGCCCGTCCGCTCGATCCGTACAAGTTTCTGCTCGCCCCGGCCGCCGGAAGCCGCGACCGGCACGATCATCAGCCCGCCTTCCTTGAGCTGTTCGACCAGCTTTTGCGGCACGGCCGGCGCGGCGGCGGTCACGATGATTCGGTCGAACGGCGCCTGCTCGGGCCAGCCCTGCGCGCCGTCGCCGACCTTGGCCGTGATGTTGTTTATGTTGAGTTCCTCGAAACGCTTCAGCGCGTCTTTCAGCAGCGTGCGATAGCGCTCGATCGTGTAGACGCGGCGGCAGAGCCGCGCCAGTACGGCCGCCTGATAGCCCGACCCCGTGCCGACCTCGAGCACCTTCATCCGCTCGCCGACCTGAAGCTGCTCGGTCATGTAGGCAACGATGTAGGGTTGGCTGATCGTCTGCCCGCATTCGATGGGCAGCGCGTGATTTTCGTAAGCCTGCTTGCGAAACGTGCCGCTGATGAATTTTTCGCGCGGCACCCGCTCCAGCGCCGACAGCACGCGCTTGTCGCGGATGCCCTGGCGGCGCAGGCCCATGATCAACTCGATCTTGCCCTGCTCGATCTCGTCCATGGGCGTCTCGTCGCTCACCGGAACCTCACGCCTTCCGTCGCGGGCGCTTCACCGGCATCGTCCCGAGCGCGGCATTGAGTGCATTGGTCGTGCGCGCATGGGTGAGGTCCATATGCAGCGGCGTGATCGAAATGCGCCCCTCATAGATAGCGCGCAGGTCGGTGCCCTGCGGCGGATTGCTGAGAATGCGCTCGAAACCGAGCCAGTAGTAAGGATTGTTGCGCGCGTCGATCCGCTCTTCGACACGCACGAGCGACTGGTCGCGCTTGCCTTGCCGCGTCACTTCGATGCCCGTCACAGATTGCGGCACGACATCCGGGAAGTTGATGTTGATGAGCACATCGGCGGGCCAACCGGCGGCAACGAGTTTCTTGACGATGTCAGGCGCGAATTGCTCGGCCGTCGACCATTTGAGCTTCATATTGCCGCCAAAGCCGAATGCCTGGCTGAGCGCAATCGACGGAATGCCGAGCTGCGTTCCTTCCATCGCCGCCGCGATGGTGCCCGAATAGGTCACGTCGTCGGCGATGTTCTGGCCGCGATTGACGCCCGAGAGAATGAGGTCGGGCGCCTCGTCCTTCATGATGTGACGCACGGCCATCAGCACGCAGTCGGACGGCGTGCCCTTGATCGCATATTTCCGCGCGGTGAGTTTGCGGACGCGCAACGGATTTGCCAGCGACAGCGAATGCGCCGAACCGCTCTGCTCCTCTTCCGGTGCGACGGTCCAGACATCGCGCGTCAGCTTGTGCGCAATCTTCTCCAGCACCTTGAGCCCCGGCGCGTGAATGCCGTCATCATTGGTGACCAGAATGCGAAGGGCCTTGGACGCAGACTTACCCATGAGGTGCAATAACCTCCAACCCGCCCATATAGGGACGCAGCGCCTGCGGCACCTCGATCGAGCCGTCGGCCTGCTGGTAGTTTTCCATCACCGCCACCAGCGTTCGCCCGACCGCGAGGCCGGAGCCGTTCAGCGTG contains these protein-coding regions:
- the secD gene encoding protein translocase subunit SecD — encoded protein: MLHFERWKITLIVLLCVAGLAYSAPNFVPRDSLEGIPGWLPNQQINLGLDLRGGSYMLLEVDTSSLIQDRLQSLVNDVRAALRSERVLYTGLGIRNSEVTVRITQPDDVQKARGAIEGVGTTVAGNVFSAVPERDIAVSVNGQNITVVLTEPAIVARTQSAVQQSIEIVRRRIDELGTTEPVIQQQGASRILVQVPGLDDPQRLKQLLGQTAKMNFRLVSNAMSGEQALATRTVPTGTEILFMAEAPNVPVLVERRIMVGGDRLVDAQPAFDQQSGAPVVNFRFDSTGGRQFGEVTRNSVGRPFAIVLDDKVISAPVIREPIMGGSGQISGNFTVQAANDLAILLRAGALPAPLNVLEERTVGPGLGADSIAAGEIAAVIGGVAVVAFMIASYGFFGVLAVVALTLNMAMIFAVLSVLQATLTLPGIAGIVLTIGMAVDANVLIYERIREELASGKSPVPAIEAGYNKALSSILDANITTLISAAILFQMGSGPVRGFAVTLGVGIITSVFTAYTVNRLMLSVWIRRRRPKTIYL
- the yajC gene encoding preprotein translocase subunit YajC, whose translation is MGGGGTSEFLISLFPFIALFAIMYFLILRPQQKRMRLHREMVANVRRGDVVVTAGGLIGKVVKVEDTEAQVEIADGVRVRVVKTTLTDVRSKSEPVPANANTPS
- a CDS encoding ATP-binding protein, giving the protein MTDKSSTETLLGRIADALERIAPPRADEADFSVADAYVWNADAEMPEPVAEVARVDLPLLKGIDRVRDILLDNTRRFARGLPANNALLWGARGMGKSSLVKAAHAAINEETPRSLILIEIHREDIESLPRLMSLLRGQTRPAIVFCDDLSFDHDDTSYKSLKAVLEGGIEGRPRNVIFYATSNRRHLMPRDMVENERSTAINPSEAVEEKVSLSDRFGLWLGFHNCSQAEFLGMVEAYAAHYGLEVEQERLHAEAIEWAATRGARSGRVAWQFIQDLAGRLGQQLG
- a CDS encoding M23 family metallopeptidase translates to MRVAKFAGALASMLLAAACGSSERPWWDGGPSAAGSPRAPLARPAPMVAPGGTYVVRRGDTVHSIARAHDVPLRSIIDANRLNAPYTIEVGQRLTIPAGRFHIVQSGDTVYSISRQHNVDMASLTSLNRIQAPYTIKVGERLQLPGRGTAPQPAAMTRDVAGGPVPMARPVAGTATAAVQPASTTPSVPKTPLPATPAATGGFVWPVEGKILSSYGPKANGLHNDGINIAAEMGAPVKAAQNGVVAYAGNELKGYGNLLLIRHEGDLITAYAHNSKLLVQRGDTILRGQTIAQAGNSGSVVTPQVHFEVRRGAKALDPMTVIGR
- a CDS encoding protein-L-isoaspartate(D-aspartate) O-methyltransferase — protein: MDEIEQGKIELIMGLRRQGIRDKRVLSALERVPREKFISGTFRKQAYENHALPIECGQTISQPYIVAYMTEQLQVGERMKVLEVGTGSGYQAAVLARLCRRVYTIERYRTLLKDALKRFEELNINNITAKVGDGAQGWPEQAPFDRIIVTAAAPAVPQKLVEQLKEGGLMIVPVAASGGRGEQKLVRIERTGEGVKREELLPVRFVPLVEGVAKES
- the surE gene encoding 5'/3'-nucleotidase SurE gives rise to the protein MGKSASKALRILVTNDDGIHAPGLKVLEKIAHKLTRDVWTVAPEEEQSGSAHSLSLANPLRVRKLTARKYAIKGTPSDCVLMAVRHIMKDEAPDLILSGVNRGQNIADDVTYSGTIAAAMEGTQLGIPSIALSQAFGFGGNMKLKWSTAEQFAPDIVKKLVAAGWPADVLININFPDVVPQSVTGIEVTRQGKRDQSLVRVEERIDARNNPYYWLGFERILSNPPQGTDLRAIYEGRISITPLHMDLTHARTTNALNAALGTMPVKRPRRKA